In the genome of Pseudarthrobacter sp. IC2-21, one region contains:
- a CDS encoding cytochrome b/b6 domain-containing protein, whose protein sequence is MLWPVKKDTQMTKSKWFPLVWIIPAAVLTLAALVLVARLVRDFPAVQDFLRTYPGETPLPAGSPVGIPAWLNWQHFLNAFFLVLIIKSGWRVRTVTRPPAYWTRNNKGFIRTKNPPTKISLDLWLHLTVDILWLLNGLVFSVLLAVSGHWVRLVPTSWEAFPNALSAALQYLSLDWPTENGWVNYNSLQMLAYFTIVFLAAPLAALTGVRMSPLWPKSTEKLNRAYPIELARAVHLPVMFFFVGFVIVHVALVLTTGALRNLNHMYAAESSASSWLGFWLFAASVVIMAIAWVGSRPLILRPIANLTGKVSR, encoded by the coding sequence ATGCTCTGGCCCGTAAAGAAAGACACTCAAATGACGAAGAGCAAGTGGTTTCCTCTTGTCTGGATCATCCCCGCCGCGGTGCTCACATTGGCCGCACTCGTGCTGGTTGCGCGGCTCGTAAGAGACTTTCCCGCGGTCCAGGACTTCCTCAGGACTTATCCCGGCGAGACACCGTTGCCGGCCGGATCGCCTGTCGGGATCCCCGCCTGGCTAAATTGGCAGCACTTCCTCAACGCATTCTTCCTTGTCCTCATCATCAAGTCCGGGTGGCGCGTGCGAACGGTCACCCGCCCCCCTGCCTATTGGACCCGTAACAACAAGGGGTTCATACGGACCAAGAACCCGCCGACGAAGATCTCGCTTGACCTTTGGCTCCATCTCACCGTCGACATCCTGTGGCTGCTGAACGGACTGGTCTTTTCTGTACTTTTGGCCGTCAGCGGCCACTGGGTCCGGCTGGTGCCGACCAGCTGGGAAGCGTTTCCCAACGCACTGTCGGCCGCGCTGCAGTACCTTTCCCTGGACTGGCCCACGGAGAACGGCTGGGTCAACTACAACAGTCTCCAAATGCTGGCCTACTTCACCATTGTGTTTCTGGCTGCCCCCCTCGCCGCCCTGACAGGCGTGCGGATGTCCCCGCTGTGGCCAAAGAGCACGGAAAAGCTCAACAGGGCCTACCCAATCGAACTTGCACGGGCCGTCCACCTTCCAGTCATGTTCTTCTTCGTCGGCTTTGTGATCGTGCATGTTGCCCTGGTTCTTACGACAGGGGCGCTGCGAAACCTCAATCACATGTACGCTGCGGAGTCCTCCGCGTCGTCCTGGCTTGGCTTTTGGCTCTTCGCCGCGTCTGTAGTCATCATGGCGATTGCATGGGTAGGTTCGCGGCCGCTCATCCTTCGCCCCATTGCCAATCTCACGGGCAAAGTCAGCAGGTAG